CGCGCAGCGGGTGATGCGGGTCCTCGGCCATTTCGACGATCAGCTTTGCCAGCCCGTCGATGATCGCGTTGGCGAGCCGTTCGTCGAGCCCGGTCCAGCGCAGGATGCTGCCCGCGCGCTGATGCACCATGTCGCGGATCAGATGCTCGTTGGCGTCGAGCACACGCGCCGCCCAGCGAATGATGCCGTCGAGCAGCGGGATATGCCGATCCTCGGCGATCGCGCTGTCGAGCACGCGGCCGAGCGGGGCGGATATCTTCATCGTGCGCAGCTGGCCGCCGATCGCGCGCTTGGCCATGCCGCCGAGGCGATCCTGGTCTAGCGCCTCGAGCGCATCGGCGAGCAGCCTTGCCGCGCCCTGCTGCACCCGCCCGCGCGATCCGCGCGGATCGGTGAGCCAGCGCCCGGCGGCGCCCGCGACGTCGATCCGGTGCATCCGCCGCGCGACGACGCCGGGGGTGAGGAAATTGTCGCGCAGGAAGCACGCGAGCGTGTCGCCGATCCGGTCCTTGTTGCGCGGGATGATCGCGGTGTGCGGGATCGGTAGCCCGAGCGGGTGGCGGAACAGTGCGGTGACCGCGAACCAGTCGGCAAGGCCGCCGACCATCGCCGCCTCGGCAAAGGCGCGGAGAAAGCCGATCGCGGGGTGCACGTCTTCATAGCGCGAGGCGAGGATGAAGGTGGTCGCCATGACCACCAGCATCAGGGTGGCGATCCAGCGCATCCGCACCAGCGCGGGCGGCGGCGGCTCGGCAGAGCGGAGGCGGGAACGAACAGTCATCCCCGCCTCAATAGTCGAACCGCCTCAAGGTTCACTCCGCCGGGTGCGGCTCGTCGCCGCCCGGATGGCCGGGGTGGTAGCCGATACGCCCGCCCGGCTGGTGATCGATCGCCTTGGGGCCCTCGTCGCCCGGGCGATAGGTGAGCAGGCGTCGC
This genomic interval from Sphingosinithalassobacter tenebrarum contains the following:
- a CDS encoding DUF445 domain-containing protein, producing the protein MTVRSRLRSAEPPPPALVRMRWIATLMLVVMATTFILASRYEDVHPAIGFLRAFAEAAMVGGLADWFAVTALFRHPLGLPIPHTAIIPRNKDRIGDTLACFLRDNFLTPGVVARRMHRIDVAGAAGRWLTDPRGSRGRVQQGAARLLADALEALDQDRLGGMAKRAIGGQLRTMKISAPLGRVLDSAIAEDRHIPLLDGIIRWAARVLDANEHLIRDMVHQRAGSILRWTGLDERLANAIIDGLAKLIVEMAEDPHHPLRAKAEEGLAKLAADLQFDPVTQERVEAFKIEMLDNPALDRWWMGIWESARAGLLRFARDPEAAFKGELGEALRQLGETLQREPALAATVNRFVRRTAVGVANDYGDAIVRLVSDTVRGWDAETITGRMENAVGRDLQFIRINGTLVGGMVGVAIHAVSAVL